A segment of the Sporocytophaga myxococcoides genome:
TATGGTCATTTTTTAAATCACTACGTTTTTTTAATCCTTTGCCAGATCTGGATTGGAAAACATTTTCCTCTTACGATTGCAATTTATTTGAATCAGATCCAGAAGGCAGGAAAATGTTTGCGTTTAACTTCATGAATTTCCTTTGCATTAAAGGGTCCGGAGGGGAAAGTATGATGATCAATTATAAAAAGGAATATACGCTTCCTGATATACATCAATTAATAGGTATTTAATTTACCATTGAATTACTCCTTCTTTGTATAAGAAGAAATCTGTTGCATAAGATAAGAATAGAGCTCCTTGATTTCTGAAGGTGCATCTTTGCTGCCGCTTCCCCAGACATATCTGTATGTTTTGCCATCTTTTTCTATTTCTATAAAATGAAAAAGATTACCAGGCTTATTATATTTTATTGATTCAACTTTTACCTTTTTAAGTTCTTTGTTAATACTCTTAATATTTTTTTTATCTAATGTTCCTATTTTCTCCTGAGACTTGCTTTCGTGAAAGCCTTCTGTAGCATATATTTCACCATCTTCAGTAAAGCCATAAGTTTTTTCCATACCGGTAAATCCTCCGCCACTGCCAAACTCCACAGAGTTATATATAAGCTTTTTTGAACTTGAACAAGCAAACGAACCAAGTAAAAGCATCGAAATTATAATTCTGGGAAATGTCATCACTACAATCAGTTTTTTAAAATTAAATTCTGGTTAAAAATAAAAAATGCCTGATTAAACAGGCATTAAAATTACTTATATTTTTTCTTGAATTGCTTTTCTTGTTTAGCGAGCTTATTTTTTTTCTTTTCAAGCTTTATTTTGTCGCTATACATTTCATCCTGGTTTCTTAGTTTTTTACGTTCCTTTTTCAGTTTCTTAACTTCTTTGCCAGGACCAGCAAGGCTGATGTTATTGTCAGCAGCCATCAGTGAAGATGCGGAAGATAGAGAAATCATTGCAGCTGCTGCCATTACAAACAGTTTTTTCATAGCTTTTAATTTTTGATGAATAATCATTAATTGTTGGATACTAGACTAAACCTGCAATCAAAAAAAATAGTTCCTCCTGCAAATTCTCTTGTTATGATACTTTTTTTGTTCAGTGATATTTTTATCTATCTTTGCAAAAAAATATTCGGGGTGTAGCGCAGCCTGGTAGCGTACTTGTATGGGGTGCAAGGGGTCGTGGGTTCAAATCCCGCCACCCCGACGAACAAACCGCCTGTAATTCAGGCGGTTTCCTTTTACCTGTAACCGAATTGGCAGAGGACCTGCCAAAAGGAACATTTTTAAAAGACTTCATCGGAGGTGTAAAACTTGGAAATATCCAACATCAACCCTGATGAAAATTATACGAGCTAGAAAGAACGTGAAGGAGAATTCCATTACTTCAAATCCAACCAAAAAGAAAACCTTATACCCATACACTCTTGGGCGCATTGTTAAACCCAAGGATGAAAATGGAAACATTACATTAGATAAAGATTGGCATGTCGAGTATTGGATCTGGAATATTGACCTGGAAAGACTAGTAAGGAAACGCGAATCTGAAGGGATTAATAAATTCGCCACTATTAGCCAAAGGTTACAAGCTGCAGAACTTAAGAAAAAGGAGATTGATTCTTTTCTAATTGCGGGAGCTGTGGCTTATTTAAAAGATGAATTACATGAAGCAGAAAAAGGAATTGATATTAATAAGGCCACACTGATTGAAGCTTTTGATTACGCCTGTCTTTGCAAATTTCCGGACCTTGAAAGGGGAACCAGAAAAGGATTTAATGCCCTCAGGAAACATTTGGTGCGGTGGATGGATGTGAACGAGAAATATAAAAATGCATTATTCACTTCTTACACAACCCAAACCATTTATAAATTTTTAGATTTCCTCAGTGTTTATGTTGTAGACGAGAAAAAAGGGAAGATCATATCAAAGAAAACATATAATAATAATATAGGATATCTTTCCGGGATATACAATTTTTACTTAGATCGTGAGGTAATCAGTTATAATCCGGTTTCGAAAGTAAAACGAAAAAAAGCTTTATCAGGCGGACATATTCCATACCTGGATGACGAAATAGAATTAATCAAAAAATACTTAGATGAGACCGGAGATCACCAGCTGCTTCTGTTTATACAATTTATCTATTATGGCTTTTTCAGACCGCATGAAGAATTGAGATACCTGCAGGTTGCGCATATCAAAAAAGACACAATTTACATTCCTCCGGAAATTGCTAAAAATGATACAGGACAATATATCCGGATCCCCAAACCCCTTGAAAAGCTAATAGTGGAGAATAACCTTAGAAATTATCCCAAGAATTATTTCATATTCACTAAAGACCAAAAACCAGGTCCTGTAATGGTAGGTGAGAATTATTTCTATAAACGGCATAGAAAAATGCTCGAAACTATAGGTTTACATGGGTTAGATAAGGACCTATATTGTTACAAGCACACGGGGAACATTAAGCTCTTTAAAGCCGGGGCAGATATAAAAACCATTCAGGAACAAAATCGCCATTCAACTATCCAACAGACAGATACCTATTTGAAAAGCTTAGGATTGTTCCGGGATGGCACCGAACTTGACATTTTCCCTGAATTTTAAAATTTATAATACGAACATGAAAAAATTTATAGCATATTTTGACTTTTTGGGTTTCAGTGATTTTATAGAAAAAAATGATTCAGCCAAGCAGCACAAAGTAATGCGGAATATTTACCTTGCAATTGAAAATGCCTTAGCTAATTGGGTGTCAGTAAAAAATCATGCAGGTTTTTATAATCCAGATATATCAAAATCAACATTAAGCACACTCAACTTTTCAGATACTGTAATTTTCATCACCCAAGATGATTCTATGAATTCATTTTTGGAAATTATGAAAGTTGCATTTGAGTTTAATTCCTATTCAATAAGATTGGAATTTCCTGTTAGAGGGTGTATTGTTTATGATGAAATATTTTTCACTCCTTTTAATCAAAAAAATCAAGCCGGAGGAGTCTATCATTTAACTTCTGTTTATGGAAAAGGCTTAGTCAAAGCTCATATAATTGCAAATAGTCAAGATTGGGCAGGTACTATTGTTGAAAAAAGCGCAATCGATTACGTAAATGCTTTGCCAACAAATACAGAAATTGAGCCTATTCTAGAAGAGTTTACTAAACGTTATCATGTACCCTTTAAAAATGGGGATAAAAAAGAAGAATATGTACTTAGAATCACTAAAGGAGACTTAGATGATATGTTAATCGAAAACCTCAAAAAAAACATTGCGAATAACTTTATTCAATACAATAAAAGCATAGAGGATTCTAGTGTAAAGCAAAAGTTGCATAATACACTAGAGTTCATTGAAAGTTTTAGAAATGAGAAAAAAGGTTAATTAACCTTTACATCAATTGGAGTAGTATATACACCAGGAGGAACACCGTGACCTCTTTCAAAAAACATAGCAATATGAATAAATAGGAGATAGCCAATAAATAGCACCAATATTGTTGATATTGTGGTTGCAGCAACAAGTTTTCCAAATGATACAGGTGAATTCATATTTTCTCTTTTTTCTGTTTTAAATAATTATTAATAGCAATTACCCCTGCAACAATGCTGATAACTGCAGCAATCACCTGAAGGAATACTAAAACGGTTCTTAATTTCATTTTCGTAAACATTTACTATCAACGGGCCTTTCTTGAATATTGCTCCAAGAGGCGGTTTGACCGGCAAGATCAGGAGTAAAAACAAATGTTTTCATTAGAGGCTGAAGGTCCTCCGCTGTTATAAGATCAATCTGTTTATTCTGCTTTTCGAGCAAATGAATGTAATAATCAAATATAATATGATTGATTGCATAACAATGAAGACAAAATGAATACCTGGCTAAAGATAGATTCCCTTTATATTTAGAAGGCTTTAAACAATGTTCAGCACCAAACAATATCATTTGCCAATCATTCGGCAAATGAGGAAAATACAGATCTGCCAGATCGTTTATTTCTGGCTTAAAAAAGACATCATCTTCCAGAATCAAAATGCTTTTATAACCTTTTACTTTTGCATCCTTAAGGATTTTTAAGGTAGTAAGTAAGAGGCCGTAAGCACCTGCATTCCAGTATAGATCATCAAAGGCTGAATAACTCTGAACCGTCAAGTTGAGAGCGCTACCATTTACGGCGCTAACCCTTTCAAATGGAAGCCCGATTTTATTACATTCATTTGTAGCACTCTCAAGACGGTCCGTTCTTTCGTCGAGATTGATCAGATAAACATGGTCAACCTTATCTTTAAGCATTAGGAGATTGTCAAAATTTGCAATTTGTCCTGAGCAGTTTTAAGCTCACTTTTAAGAGCAGTAAGTTGCTCATTTGTTGTCTTAAGCTTTGCAGTTGCTTCCGCATTTGCAGGATTCTTTGTCAATAGCTTGTTAAGATTAAAAGCAGTGTATTCCAAATTTGCAATCTGCTTATTCAAATCTGTAACTTTTGCGCTTAGTTGCTCTTTACTTTCAACAGGTTTTCTGTACCACTGAAATAAAAAGTATGCGCCAACGGCCAGCACAAAAACTGCAGCTGTAATCATCAAGATTTTTTTGCTTGGTAGTTTCATTTATAACTTTCTTAAAATTAAAAATAGAAGTAAAAAAAAGGAGAATATTATCCCGAGAAGAAACTCAATGAAGTATTTACCCTCATAGAATAATACTCCGGGACACTTGTTATTAAGGGCTGGAACACTAACTTCAGCTTCCTTATGAACTGCAATATCAGCCCTATTTACTGATTGTTTTAGAATCCCATTTTCAGTCCAGGTCTTAACAGTCAAATCCGGATATTCATTAACCAATGTATCCTTTATAAAATTCTCCTTGTAAATTTTCGAGAGTTTATTTCTTGTTTTGACAGTAGCAATGTAAATCAAACTATCATACTGCTCTTTAGGAATATACTTATTTCTTAGAGCCTGAACAATTGAATCCATTGCCAATTTAAGCACCTCATCAACAGATGCAGTATCCTCATTTATTTCCGAAGTACTTTCCTTTGTATAACCAGGAATAATTGTATCTAAGGAAAACTTTACAATTGAATCCTTTTTTAACTCAGGATACCGCTTTAAGAGGCGATTCAGCTTTCTTTCTCCACGAGATAAGTCATTATTCCTGAAAAGTCCGCAACTCGTTGTGAGAAGCGTAAAAATACAAAAATATACAAGTCTTTTCAGAACCATCTTGAAACTGTGTAAATTTGAGACTTTAACCTATATTTTCTCAAAACTCCATCGCCTTCACGGGAGCCTGCAGCATTTGTATTACCTTCAACTGTGACTACTGTAGTTTTTGAATAATTCCAATTATCAATAAATCCTACATGACCAACTCTTTTTAAGTTGAGGAAATAGATTCCAAAAACATCTCCCTGAGATGGAGACGGTTTTTCCGGGAGACTCTTCCCATTTTTAAAGATTACATTTTTATTAGGAAACCAGGACGGGGCCCAGGCTGATTTTATTGCCTTAATATTTGCCCGATCAAATACCCAGGACACAAAAGCAGCGCACCAGGCATGACCTTTGGGCAAACCGCAAACTCTTAGGTAAGCTTCTATCTCAGGTCCGTCATTGTTTCCAGTCAATTCGTGTACACCTATCTGACTGGTATACAGGTTAACTACTTTCTTTTTTATATTGCCTTCAGTATCTCCACCATAAGCCAGAAGAGACAAAAAAAGCGAGCAAAAAATAAGATAGATCTTTGCCATGCGGTTAAATTTTTAAAGTCAGTAATTTGATTAGGTTCTTCACTTGCCTTATAATAATTATAATCTGCAAACCAATTGAATTTTAAGGCCAGGAATATAATGCCGTTAAAAAATATCATGCAGGCAGCTGCAAATATTGGCCTTTGAATTACCCCAAGATCGTAAGATCCGGCTCCAGGATTGAGATACCAAATCACAAAAGGAGACAGCACAAAAATAACGCTGGCAATTGGTACACTCCATAACTCAGGCCATCTGCGGATAAAACCTGGTAGTTTTACCATTCTCTTTTTAAGAGAAAAAAAGATAAAAAGGAAAAAATCCTTTAAGTATCTGATCAGTTGAAAAAGTAAGTCGAACATATTTTTATTTATTTTTTACTTGCAATTATTTCCAATATTTTAACCGAATTACTTCTTACCTCATAAAGATCAGACTTAACATCTCTAAGCTGTTCTCTTAATTCTGTTAGTGCTTGCTCATCAGGTTTTTTTGCCAAAGATTCTTCAATCCTGGCTAGCCTTGTTTCGTGAACAGATAAACTGTTATTGGTAGTGAAATAAAAGCTATTTGCCGTGATAATAGCACCCGCCAGAAATGGAAGGAGAAAACCGGCCAAACCAATTAATAATTTATTTTCCCGGAAAAATTCTTGAACGTTCATTTTCTTAATGCAAAAAATAGTATGAATCCTGTAATAAAAATTAAAACCAATGCACCAACTCCCACCATTATCAATTTTTTCTTTCTTTCCTGTTCCAAAACCGCTTCATCAGTTGTCAAAGCAGTATCAGTTTTAGTTGTAGCAGAAGATGAAGAAGCAGATGCATTTGAGGCGGTTGTTTCAGTTTTAGGCTTTTCGGCAAGAGGAAAAACACCCATTACCTTACCCTCATCTTTACCCTTTAAGGCATTTAGATCAACAACCGGAGCGGTTGCTGCCTGAACACCTTGACCAAGGAGATTACCCAGTTTTGTATCGTAATTTACCTCTATTGACTTTCCAGATATTGCACTACCAATTGCAGTGGTTGCCAAAACTGGTGCTGCTACAGAAGCTTTTACGGTATCCTTAACAAAACCTACTGCGCTTTTAAAAAATCCCATATTTCAAAAATCAGATTAAAAAGTAAAATCTTTAAAATACTATAACGTAAAACTTAGGTCTAAATATTTACAATTAACAATATCCCAAATATATTAATACAATGCCTCTTTAAGAGCATTGATTAAGAAGTCTTATATAGTAAAAACAAATTTGTATCGAAAGCTGTGACTATTTCACCATAAGAGATATTATTAGGGTGTAGGCCATCTCCAGTACGATTCACACGCCATTTTCCAGAATTTCTAGATGTTTCAGCTTTATCAGCACAGTCAAAATACCCTATTGCGGGGTGACCATATTCTCCAAACCTTACTATATTAGAACCCGTAGCTCCAATTGCTGCTGCAGCTTTCGTAGTAATATCTATAGGCGCACCATCCCTTATCCAATCGTTCATCCCAACCCTGTCAGATTCGAAGGACATAACAGTTTGATTTTCTGTAGTTGTCCACCCATCTGTAGATGTCGTATTAGGTGTAATTGTGCATTGATATGCCTCTACCCCGCGGGAATAGAAATAGTACCAAAATTCAATTGTTCTTGATATAATAGTAGCCTTGGACGAGCCAGCCCTAAAATCGTTTATACCTAGATTGCATATTACATAGTCACAGGATGAGAGCAGTTCGTCGTAGGCCCATGAATTACGACTAGAACTTCTGATCCACGCTATAATTCTCTGTCCGGACATATTGCATCTCATTACGGGCCACTGATCTCCAAATAACCGTCCAAGGTATCCGCCAGATTCTCCATTTCCTAATGAAGGTTGTCCTGAATCTCCATGCCCTGTAACTATAGAATCTCCTGCCCAGAGTATTGAGGCTTTATTGGTATCAGAAATTCCCACAATAGCGCAAGGGCCAAAGCCGTAAGATTGGCTATTGGGAATTGTTCCGCTCATAACTAAATTACTTCCAGTTACTACACCTTCCCCAGGCCCAGTATTGCCAGCATTTGTAGACCTTGACTTTTGCCACTTTTCACCTGGGTTTACGGTTACATTAGTTCTTATCCTATACCATGTATTAGGTGGAATGTAGATATTGATTGTATCGGAAACGATGCCTGATCCCCTTCTTAATAGAAAGTTGGTAGACCCATTATTAAAGGTAATTCTTGTCCATGTTCCTATTGGATACTCGACGGAAGCTTCAATAGTTATATCCGCTGCTTCGTCTGGCACCGTGGCGTTTATAGAGTCTGCGTTCAAAAAATAAACTGCTAACTCAGTCACAATACCAATATTTTTGCCCACAAACTGACTAGTTTCAGTGGTTGCTATACCATCGCTGAACTGATCAACAAAATTAGGTGATCTACTGCCAAAGGCAACTACCTTTCTTCCTGCAAACTTCCCTGACCTTCTATTTGCAATATTTCCAACTTGTATTTTTTTTGTCTCCCCATCTTGAACTACTGGAATAAACTCCTTCCCTGAAGTCTTAGAAGCTAGTGACAATTCACTAATTGATTTATCTTCTGCTATTTCAGCCATATTGATTTATTATAATTTAAGCAATCCGCCTGTTTCTGTTGTTAAATTGCCTCTGCTCTCAGTAAGCAAGTGAGGTTCTGCATCAGGTCCTGATGCGAAAGTTACTGTCCATTTATACTTTTTAGGGCCTCCTGAACCAGACCCATCAACAGTTTGATTTTCTGCAACCCAAATCTTTTCTTTCTGGGTTGCTGGAGTGCCGTTGCTAACACCATAGCTAAAGCCTGATGGCATTTGGTACGTGCCTGATGGAGCATCATTTGTGCCTCCGATGTTTAAGGTCTTCGGCACTGCATTATTAAAATTATCCAACCCTGAATACCAATTATCTATAGTGGCATTTACATTAGTAGAATTCATGCCATTATTAGCAATATTTATTGTTGGACATTTAATTCCTCTTGGACTTACTCCTAATGGAAATGTAATATTTAGTTGACAATCATTAGCCGTAAATATATTTGAAGTAGAAGGCATATTAAGAAGACTCAAATTATTTATTGCAGTGATGGGATTGTACTCAATTCTTAGACCCTGCACTATTGTATGATTGACAGCAGGCAAAGAAATAGAAGTAAATTTTCCAGGGGCAGAAGATATTCCGTAAAGTAATATAGTCTGCATTGTAACACCAACTGTTTTACTTGATAAGTCTAATACCGGACTTCCTGTTAATGAAGTCAATCCTGAAAAATCTATTGTAGTTATAGAATTAATATTAAAAGCAGGTAAAGAAGTAATAGGGTTACCGCCAATAGCTAATGATGTTAAATTTAAAGAAGCAAAACTTGGTAAAGAAGTATATAAGTTTGAATTTATTGCTATATTATTGATACTACTAGGAAATGAAGGTAATGATCCTGATAATTGATTAGCATTAGCAACTAAAACACTACAAGTACTCGGTAAAACTAAAGTAGATATATCAGTAAGTTTGTTGTTAGATATATTAATTAATGCGAATCCAAAATCTGAAAAATTCATAGGAGATATAACAGTAGCTCCCATTCCTTGAATTAATAAAGATCCAGTAGTAAACGGTCTATTAATAAATATAGAAAAATCTCTAGCAGTTCCGTCATTGTTTTTACTTGCAGCATTACCTGACCCTGCAACTACATTTACAACACCATCCCACCATTTAACTACTAAACCAGGATTTCCGGCCCCCTGCCATGCAATCCCTGATATACTACCGTTTTGGGTAGTTGTTACTTTTATTTCTCTATATTTAGTACTTCTTCTCATTTATTAAAATGGATTAACTCTTATATAATATTCAGGAGTAACGCCAACAACTCTTGCTTCTATAATTATTTCAAAATAACTATTAGCAGGACTGGTTAAGATAATTGTGTTATTTACAGCATTACCGATTCCTATGCTAGCAGTTGGAACAGTAAATGTTAAATTAGAAGCACTTTGTTTTTTAACCTTTACCCCCACCACACCACCATCTCTAAAATTTAAAAAGTTCACTGTTATTGCTGTTCTCGCTGTTTCCAGGTAATAGTTCCGGATAAAATTGCTATTGGCATTTATTGCGATTATGGCAGCATCGGTTAAAGATTGGTAGTTGGAACCAATATCCGCTTGATTTTTAGCTATTCCCATATTATTTAATAAGTTGCTGCGTTTATTTGCCTTAACCCAGTTCCAAAATACTCACTTCTTAACTCCAACCAATGACCTCTTTCTCCATTCAATACAAGTGTTGAAGATTCCAATACAATATCATTTTCAGTTGCTGTTGCAGGATCTACGCTATTAACCGTTAAGCTTATAGACACAGGAATCAACACAAATGAATGTTCAGGTGGATTATCAATTGTATTTAAAGTTTCAGATGAATTTGAAGATGTGAGTTTAAATACATTGTAATTATGATACTCTGCAAGGTCAATTGTGGTTTGTCCGGTAATATCAATTACCGCTTCATTAAAGTATCCCATTGCAGTTTTTTTGACAAACTTTACATTTGGGATGCTTTTGTCAGTAAAGCACTGTTCAATATCTTCACTAGAGTAGAATAGTTGCTTTTCTGCGACACCACCTTGTTTTGTTAATGGAGTAATCTCAATCCATGATGTTTTATCGCGACCTAGTACAAATAGTTTTGCAGGTTGATATTTAAATATAGTTAGCCGGGTATTTGGCACATTGACGGTCACATACAACAAACCTGTCTTAGTGTCAAATACAATAGATCTGGTCTGCCCCCCTACAGGACTTGTACTCATCACCAGTCCGGTCTTTGCCTCTATTTCGACGATTGTCCCTGCTCCGAATACGGGAACAAAAATCGAATCTTCATTTACAATAAGATTCCCCGCGGAACATGGCCGATTTCCAACTATAATATCTTTTTCGAACTTATGTTCCAATAGATCAATAATAGATACTGATTCACTACCATTGTTTGCAACATATAAGTTACAGGAAAAAACAACTGCGTCTACAGGCGTAGTTCCAACATTTATAGGAGAAAGGAAATCATCTAATTCAGTATCATAAATCAAAACTTGTCCTGCCACACGAGCCATAAAAGGGATTTTGCCTTGATAATTAACGTATGACTTTTCTCCTTTATCAGCACGAGTTGCAACGCTAGTTGTTTCTGCCGGTACTGTTAATGTTTTTACAATGGTATTGTTATAATAGTTTAAAACTATTATTTGTGTACCTGTAGCACTGCAGCAAAATATTCTATCTTGTTTTTCATCTACCGCAAATGTAAATGCAGTAGATTGTGCAACTGTTGTAATTAGGGAAAATGTGAGTTTATTAATAATATATACTAAGCCTGAACCTCTTGAACCGATATAAATTTTGTTCTTATGACATATTCCGGTAAGAGTGTTTGTCCCGACTGATATTTCTAATCCGAAAGTATCATTAGCAATATCATAATAAGATAACCAGCCTTGTTGAACTAAATTTGATACTATAAAATATAATTTATTATCATTGTAAAATAAAACTCTGCTATTAATATAACTTGCCCCAGTAATTACTTTTGTTGCAACTAATGCATTACCTTCAAAAATATCGATATTAATACCTGTATTACTGCTATTTCTTGCCGAATTAAACACGTATACCCTATTGTCAACCTTAGAAATCGTTGAGGGAGCATCGAGGGTATATTGAGAATCAGTATTAAACTTAGCATTCCTGTAATAAAACATTCCAGGAGCTTTATTTTTTTGATTATCTCTATTTTCATCCGAATCGCCCTGCCTGTGACCTCCTAATAATAACTCTTTAAGTTCTTCAATTACTTCTGTACCATGATCCACAACTGATACATAGGACAACAAGACTTTTGTACCAGGTATGGTTGGAGTTGTGGCCGAAACATCCGGAGTACCCTCAATTACACTAGCAACGCCACCTACACCTAATACAA
Coding sequences within it:
- a CDS encoding tyrosine-type recombinase/integrase; protein product: MKIIRARKNVKENSITSNPTKKKTLYPYTLGRIVKPKDENGNITLDKDWHVEYWIWNIDLERLVRKRESEGINKFATISQRLQAAELKKKEIDSFLIAGAVAYLKDELHEAEKGIDINKATLIEAFDYACLCKFPDLERGTRKGFNALRKHLVRWMDVNEKYKNALFTSYTTQTIYKFLDFLSVYVVDEKKGKIISKKTYNNNIGYLSGIYNFYLDREVISYNPVSKVKRKKALSGGHIPYLDDEIELIKKYLDETGDHQLLLFIQFIYYGFFRPHEELRYLQVAHIKKDTIYIPPEIAKNDTGQYIRIPKPLEKLIVENNLRNYPKNYFIFTKDQKPGPVMVGENYFYKRHRKMLETIGLHGLDKDLYCYKHTGNIKLFKAGADIKTIQEQNRHSTIQQTDTYLKSLGLFRDGTELDIFPEF
- a CDS encoding glycosyltransferase family 25 protein, with product MLKDKVDHVYLINLDERTDRLESATNECNKIGLPFERVSAVNGSALNLTVQSYSAFDDLYWNAGAYGLLLTTLKILKDAKVKGYKSILILEDDVFFKPEINDLADLYFPHLPNDWQMILFGAEHCLKPSKYKGNLSLARYSFCLHCYAINHIIFDYYIHLLEKQNKQIDLITAEDLQPLMKTFVFTPDLAGQTASWSNIQERPVDSKCLRK
- a CDS encoding CHAP domain-containing protein, with the protein product MAKIYLIFCSLFLSLLAYGGDTEGNIKKKVVNLYTSQIGVHELTGNNDGPEIEAYLRVCGLPKGHAWCAAFVSWVFDRANIKAIKSAWAPSWFPNKNVIFKNGKSLPEKPSPSQGDVFGIYFLNLKRVGHVGFIDNWNYSKTTVVTVEGNTNAAGSREGDGVLRKYRLKSQIYTVSRWF
- a CDS encoding SGNH/GDSL hydrolase family protein; this translates as MAEIAEDKSISELSLASKTSGKEFIPVVQDGETKKIQVGNIANRRSGKFAGRKVVAFGSRSPNFVDQFSDGIATTETSQFVGKNIGIVTELAVYFLNADSINATVPDEAADITIEASVEYPIGTWTRITFNNGSTNFLLRRGSGIVSDTINIYIPPNTWYRIRTNVTVNPGEKWQKSRSTNAGNTGPGEGVVTGSNLVMSGTIPNSQSYGFGPCAIVGISDTNKASILWAGDSIVTGHGDSGQPSLGNGESGGYLGRLFGDQWPVMRCNMSGQRIIAWIRSSSRNSWAYDELLSSCDYVICNLGINDFRAGSSKATIISRTIEFWYYFYSRGVEAYQCTITPNTTSTDGWTTTENQTVMSFESDRVGMNDWIRDGAPIDITTKAAAAIGATGSNIVRFGEYGHPAIGYFDCADKAETSRNSGKWRVNRTGDGLHPNNISYGEIVTAFDTNLFLLYKTS
- a CDS encoding YncE family protein, with protein sequence MAYGFFDSFLQSSPGEGGESTATILLSGGEVTIDDTDKLKVNIAPATYMIDGVAYTYDGGSLTLSAGEELERFDAIVLGVGGVASVIEGTPDVSATTPTIPGTKVLLSYVSVVDHGTEVIEELKELLLGGHRQGDSDENRDNQKNKAPGMFYYRNAKFNTDSQYTLDAPSTISKVDNRVYVFNSARNSSNTGINIDIFEGNALVATKVITGASYINSRVLFYNDNKLYFIVSNLVQQGWLSYYDIANDTFGLEISVGTNTLTGICHKNKIYIGSRGSGLVYIINKLTFSLITTVAQSTAFTFAVDEKQDRIFCCSATGTQIIVLNYYNNTIVKTLTVPAETTSVATRADKGEKSYVNYQGKIPFMARVAGQVLIYDTELDDFLSPINVGTTPVDAVVFSCNLYVANNGSESVSIIDLLEHKFEKDIIVGNRPCSAGNLIVNEDSIFVPVFGAGTIVEIEAKTGLVMSTSPVGGQTRSIVFDTKTGLLYVTVNVPNTRLTIFKYQPAKLFVLGRDKTSWIEITPLTKQGGVAEKQLFYSSEDIEQCFTDKSIPNVKFVKKTAMGYFNEAVIDITGQTTIDLAEYHNYNVFKLTSSNSSETLNTIDNPPEHSFVLIPVSISLTVNSVDPATATENDIVLESSTLVLNGERGHWLELRSEYFGTGLRQINAATY